A genomic region of Pseudopipra pipra isolate bDixPip1 chromosome W, bDixPip1.hap1, whole genome shotgun sequence contains the following coding sequences:
- the LOC135405206 gene encoding LOW QUALITY PROTEIN: tripartite motif-containing protein 5-like (The sequence of the model RefSeq protein was modified relative to this genomic sequence to represent the inferred CDS: deleted 2 bases in 1 codon): protein MAKAGAAARLKDGLTCSICLDIYRNPMSLGCGHSFCKECIEGTEKCQQGPSQCPLCLYPTGPRPAMKTCLTCKASLCQAHLSKHSTKNTQKKLHPGGALCCPGFG from the exons ATGGCCAAGGCAggtgctgcagccaggctgaAGGACGGGCTGACCTGCTCTATCTGCCTGGACATTTACAGGAACCCCATGTCCCTGGGGTGCGGTCACAGCTTTTGCAAGGAGTGCATC gaaggaacagaaaaatgcCAGCAGGGCCCTTCCCAGTGCCCACTCTGCCTTTACCCCACAGGCCCCCGTCCAGCCATGAAGACTTGCCTGACCTGCAAGGCCTCCCTGTGCCAAGCCCACCTGAGTAAGCACAGCACAAAGAACACTCAGAAAAAACTACATCCTGGTGGGGCTCTGTGCTGCCCAGGTTTTGGCTGA